In the genome of Hymenobacter taeanensis, one region contains:
- a CDS encoding glycoside hydrolase family 2 TIM barrel-domain containing protein produces MKLINRSLINRRPDSYPRSLWRGVLLGLWLALLTVPAVAQRVVQSINSNWLFRKDDAGLTPAQAAAAKGWEAISLPHTWNAADVLDDEPGYYRGVGWYKKTLYVPAAWQQRRVYLYFEGANQEAEVYVNGQLAGRHAGGYTAFRVPLSGLLKFNGSAPAATEVLVRLTNRHNPDIPPLSADFTFYGGIYRDVYLEAAAPVHFDLDNYASNGTFVTTPAVSAEAADVVVAGALTNESGTARKVTVLTRLLDRDGRTVAKQQTALTLKAGEKRTFRQPLPRLRQPQLWSPDAPYLYRAVSQVLEGKQAPPLDEVTNQVGLRWYKFDAAQGFFLNGKHLKLIGTNRHQDYPGLGNALPNALHERDVQLLKQLGGNFLRVSHYPQDPAVLQACDRLGILASVEIPIVNAITDSKGFFANCLTMQTEMIRQGYNHPSVIIWAYMNEVLLRLPAGIKRDNEPGKVYLRRVNRLAQELDSLTRREDPARYTMIVNHGDFELYQLAGLPAIAQLVGWNLYQGWYSGDLEGFPKFLDRHRRELPTKPLLVTEYGADSDVRLHSFQPQRFDKTSEYANRYHQFYLKAMLERPFVAGSTVWNLAEFNSETRQEAVPHINNKSLLTGDRQPKDAYLFYQAHLVKSPFLKIGSRSWTLRAGQAVGPDSLFCRQPVEVYTNQPAVRLLLNGRDLGTRPAEFGVARFTVPFGAGLNQLRAQAQGQAMEDFTDIEFQLLPTRLDSPQLPFTELNVSLGDARYFTDDKLHQVWVPEQAYTPGSWGYVGGQAYKQPGDRLPYGSDRDVLGTSYDALYETQRLVLSQFRLDVPDGEYEVVLHFAELEAAPQGEQLVYNLSGNSNATGATALGQARSFSVLVNALPVLPELSTATYLRPLQAASFTVHASAREHQGIVVEFTPGQGQPFLNGIQVKRL; encoded by the coding sequence ATGAAGTTGATTAATAGAAGCCTTATTAACCGCAGGCCTGATAGCTACCCACGCTCATTATGGCGCGGAGTACTGCTAGGTCTGTGGCTGGCCCTGCTTACGGTTCCTGCTGTGGCCCAGCGCGTAGTACAATCCATCAATAGCAACTGGCTTTTCCGTAAGGATGACGCTGGCCTGACGCCCGCGCAAGCCGCTGCGGCCAAAGGCTGGGAAGCCATTTCCCTGCCCCACACCTGGAACGCTGCCGACGTGCTCGATGATGAGCCGGGCTACTACCGTGGCGTGGGTTGGTACAAGAAAACCCTGTACGTACCCGCCGCCTGGCAGCAGCGCCGCGTGTACCTTTACTTTGAGGGTGCTAACCAGGAAGCCGAAGTATACGTGAACGGGCAACTAGCTGGCCGCCACGCGGGCGGCTACACTGCTTTCCGGGTGCCCCTCAGCGGCCTGCTGAAGTTTAACGGCTCGGCGCCGGCCGCTACCGAGGTGCTGGTCCGCCTCACCAACCGCCACAACCCCGACATTCCGCCCCTCTCCGCCGACTTCACCTTCTACGGCGGTATCTACCGAGACGTGTACCTGGAAGCCGCCGCGCCCGTGCACTTCGACCTCGACAACTACGCCTCCAACGGCACGTTCGTCACCACCCCGGCCGTATCGGCGGAGGCGGCCGACGTAGTAGTGGCGGGCGCCCTGACCAATGAATCGGGTACGGCCCGGAAAGTCACGGTGCTTACCCGGCTGCTAGACCGAGATGGGCGCACGGTGGCGAAGCAACAAACGGCGCTTACCCTCAAAGCGGGAGAAAAGCGCACGTTCCGCCAGCCCCTGCCGCGCCTACGTCAGCCGCAGCTGTGGTCGCCGGATGCGCCTTACCTGTACCGGGCCGTGTCGCAGGTGTTGGAGGGCAAGCAGGCTCCGCCGCTGGATGAAGTAACCAACCAGGTGGGGTTGCGCTGGTATAAGTTTGATGCGGCTCAGGGCTTTTTCCTGAACGGGAAGCACCTCAAGCTCATTGGCACCAACCGCCACCAGGACTACCCTGGCCTAGGCAACGCCTTGCCCAATGCCCTGCATGAGCGCGATGTGCAGCTGCTCAAGCAGCTGGGCGGCAACTTCCTGCGCGTGTCGCACTACCCCCAAGACCCCGCAGTGCTGCAGGCCTGCGACCGGCTGGGCATTCTGGCCTCGGTGGAGATTCCCATTGTGAATGCCATTACCGATTCCAAGGGCTTCTTTGCCAACTGCCTCACCATGCAAACCGAGATGATCCGCCAGGGCTACAACCACCCCAGTGTCATCATTTGGGCCTATATGAACGAGGTGCTGCTGCGCCTGCCCGCCGGTATCAAGCGCGACAACGAGCCGGGCAAAGTGTACCTGCGGCGCGTAAACCGCCTGGCCCAGGAGCTCGACAGCCTGACGCGTCGCGAAGACCCAGCCCGCTACACTATGATCGTTAACCACGGCGACTTTGAGCTGTATCAGCTGGCGGGACTGCCGGCCATTGCCCAGCTCGTGGGCTGGAACCTCTACCAGGGCTGGTACTCCGGTGACCTGGAAGGCTTCCCAAAGTTTCTGGACCGACACCGCCGAGAGCTGCCCACCAAGCCACTGCTGGTAACCGAGTACGGGGCCGACTCCGACGTGCGCCTGCACTCCTTTCAGCCCCAGCGCTTTGATAAAACCTCGGAGTACGCCAACCGCTACCATCAGTTCTACCTGAAAGCCATGCTGGAGCGGCCCTTCGTGGCGGGCAGCACAGTGTGGAACCTGGCCGAGTTCAACTCTGAAACGCGGCAGGAGGCGGTGCCCCACATCAACAACAAAAGCCTGCTCACCGGCGACCGGCAGCCTAAGGATGCCTACTTGTTTTACCAAGCGCACTTAGTTAAATCGCCTTTCCTGAAGATTGGTAGCCGCTCCTGGACGCTCCGCGCCGGCCAAGCCGTAGGCCCCGATTCGCTATTCTGCCGCCAGCCCGTGGAGGTGTACACCAACCAGCCCGCCGTGCGTCTGCTGCTCAATGGCCGCGACCTGGGCACCCGTCCCGCTGAGTTTGGCGTGGCGCGCTTTACCGTGCCGTTTGGCGCGGGCCTGAACCAGCTCCGCGCCCAGGCGCAGGGCCAAGCCATGGAGGACTTCACCGACATCGAGTTCCAACTCCTGCCCACCCGCCTGGACTCTCCGCAGCTGCCGTTCACGGAGCTCAACGTGAGCCTGGGCGACGCGCGCTATTTCACCGATGACAAGCTGCACCAAGTGTGGGTACCGGAACAGGCCTACACGCCCGGCAGCTGGGGCTACGTGGGCGGACAGGCCTACAAACAGCCCGGCGACCGGCTCCCCTACGGCTCCGACCGCGACGTTCTGGGCACTTCCTACGATGCCCTGTACGAAACCCAGCGTCTGGTCCTCAGCCAGTTCCGTCTCGACGTGCCCGACGGTGAGTACGAGGTAGTACTACACTTTGCAGAATTGGAAGCCGCGCCCCAGGGTGAGCAGCTGGTTTATAACCTCTCGGGAAACAGCAACGCCACGGGGGCCACAGCTCTGGGGCAGGCTCGCTCCTTTTCGGTGCTGGTGAACGCGCTGCCGGTGCTGCCCGAGCTGAGCACGGCCACGTATCTGCGGCCGTTGCAGGCCGCGAGCTTTACGGTGCATGCGTCGGCCAGGGAGCACCAAGGCATTGTCGTTGAGTTTACACCCGGGCAGGGACAACCCTTCCTGAACGGCATTCAAGTAAAGCGGCTGTAG